The Methanobacteriaceae archaeon genome includes a region encoding these proteins:
- a CDS encoding triphosphoribosyl-dephospho-CoA synthase: protein MDALEIAKIAQIASALEVSGYPKPGNVHRTRDYDDMVFEDFIISGIVIGDAIREACSDVDVENPQLGKYILKAVSETDKWIKNNTNLGIVMMITPIAVAAAISDSFDEIRENVKVLMANTSVDDACDLYDAINIADAGGMGDQDEYDVSSDSAKNELRENKQTMYDVLKISAPWDMLAREMTSDMPAVFEIGYPTYQKLSKEKSKNDACVLTFLKILSQVPDTLISRKYGSDDAIKVSMMTRDLLNIEGEDDFDEKVAQFDEFLFKNKYNPGTTADLTAASIFVSYLKDNFE from the coding sequence ATGGATGCTTTGGAAATTGCAAAAATAGCTCAAATTGCATCAGCACTTGAAGTAAGTGGATATCCAAAACCTGGAAATGTTCACAGAACCCGTGATTATGATGATATGGTTTTTGAAGATTTCATCATAAGCGGAATTGTAATTGGGGATGCTATTCGTGAAGCATGCAGTGATGTTGATGTTGAAAACCCTCAACTTGGAAAATACATTCTAAAAGCAGTCAGCGAAACTGACAAATGGATTAAAAACAATACTAATCTTGGAATTGTAATGATGATAACTCCAATTGCAGTTGCAGCAGCTATCAGTGATTCTTTTGATGAAATTCGTGAAAATGTTAAAGTATTAATGGCAAACACATCTGTTGATGATGCATGTGATTTGTATGATGCAATTAACATTGCTGATGCTGGTGGAATGGGTGATCAGGACGAATATGATGTTTCAAGTGACAGTGCTAAAAACGAGCTTAGAGAGAATAAACAAACCATGTACGATGTTTTAAAAATTTCAGCACCATGGGATATGTTGGCTCGTGAAATGACATCTGATATGCCTGCTGTTTTTGAAATAGGATATCCTACTTATCAGAAATTATCAAAAGAAAAATCAAAAAATGATGCTTGTGTTTTAACATTCTTAAAGATTTTATCACAGGTTCCAGATACTTTAATTTCAAGAAAATACGGCTCAGACGATGCTATAAAAGTATCAATGATGACCAGAGATTTACTTAACATTGAAGGTGAAGATGACTTTGATGAAAAAGTTGCACAATTCGATGAATTCTTATTTAAAAACAAATACAACCCTGGAACTACTGCTGATTTAACTGCAGCATCTATTTTTGTTAGCTATTTAAAAGATAACTTTGAATAA
- a CDS encoding ATP-binding cassette domain-containing protein: MKLKIENLSFKYPNAKKYLLKDVNLELDNKKIVGLIGDSGSGKSTLCKILSGYIDNYEGNVTFNENPLPKKGFKPIQLIYQHPEKVMNPKWKMKQVLEESWNVPDELLDEFCIQKQWLKRYPQELSGGELQRFSVLRSLNPNTQFLIADEMTTMLDAITQVQILDSVLKIVKKRKMGFLVVSHDTSLIETICDEKIYLKDINKGE, from the coding sequence ATGAAACTTAAAATAGAAAATCTTTCATTTAAATATCCAAATGCTAAAAAATATTTGCTTAAGGATGTCAATCTTGAGTTAGATAATAAAAAAATAGTAGGTCTTATTGGGGACAGTGGAAGTGGAAAGTCAACATTATGTAAAATTTTATCCGGATATATTGACAATTATGAAGGCAATGTGACTTTTAATGAAAATCCACTACCTAAAAAGGGATTTAAACCTATTCAGCTTATTTATCAGCACCCTGAAAAAGTAATGAATCCAAAATGGAAAATGAAACAGGTTCTTGAAGAGTCATGGAACGTTCCAGATGAACTTTTAGATGAATTCTGTATTCAAAAACAGTGGCTTAAAAGATATCCTCAGGAATTATCAGGAGGAGAACTTCAAAGGTTTTCCGTTTTAAGATCTCTTAATCCAAATACTCAGTTTTTAATAGCTGATGAAATGACAACAATGCTTGATGCAATTACACAGGTGCAAATCCTTGATTCAGTTTTAAAAATAGTTAAAAAAAGAAAAATGGGCTTTTTAGTTGTAAGCCATGACACATCATTAATAGAAACAATTTGTGATGAAAAAATATACTTAAAAGATATTAATAAAGGAGAATAA
- a CDS encoding ABC transporter ATP-binding protein: MEKILDVENVSISFIQYTHGLKQQNLNIITDLTLDLNKGELLAILGSSGSGKSLLAHAILGILPENANLNGKIKYKGKELTQQDKEDIRGKDIVLVPQSVNFLDPLMKISDQTIGHTKNDEEKAKKKIKQREIFEQYNLGPEVDDMYPHQLSGGMARRVLVSTALLSDPQIVVADEPTPGLDQKTVKETLNHFKQMKEDGIGILLITHDIYAALDVADRIAILYAGYVIEIAQTKDFTGSGENLLHPYTKSLYKALPENGFNLVKGHQPHHSETQKGCPYYERCEMRCEKCKNQTPKLFDLGNKKVRCFRYEDGE, from the coding sequence ATGGAAAAAATATTAGATGTTGAAAATGTTTCAATTTCATTTATTCAATATACTCACGGATTAAAACAGCAAAATTTGAATATTATAACTGATTTAACACTAGATTTAAACAAAGGTGAATTATTAGCAATATTAGGTTCAAGCGGTTCTGGAAAAAGCCTTCTTGCACATGCAATATTAGGAATCCTTCCAGAAAATGCAAATTTAAACGGAAAAATCAAATACAAAGGAAAAGAATTAACCCAACAGGATAAAGAAGACATAAGAGGAAAAGATATTGTACTTGTTCCACAATCAGTAAACTTCCTTGATCCATTAATGAAAATATCCGACCAGACAATTGGACATACAAAAAACGATGAAGAAAAAGCAAAAAAGAAAATAAAACAAAGAGAAATCTTTGAACAATACAATCTAGGCCCTGAAGTTGATGATATGTATCCTCATCAGTTATCCGGAGGAATGGCCAGAAGAGTTCTTGTATCAACTGCACTTTTATCAGACCCTCAAATCGTAGTAGCAGACGAACCAACTCCAGGACTTGACCAAAAGACAGTAAAAGAAACATTAAATCATTTTAAACAAATGAAAGAAGATGGAATTGGAATTTTATTAATTACACATGATATTTATGCTGCGCTTGATGTTGCAGACAGAATAGCCATATTATATGCAGGATATGTAATAGAAATTGCACAAACAAAAGATTTTACTGGCTCTGGTGAAAATCTCCTCCATCCATATACAAAATCACTTTATAAAGCACTTCCTGAAAACGGATTTAATTTAGTAAAAGGACATCAGCCACATCATAGTGAAACTCAAAAAGGCTGTCCATATTACGAAAGATGTGAGATGAGATGTGAAAAATGTAAAAACCAAACACCAAAACTATTTGATTTAGGAAATAAAAAAGTGAGATGCTTTAGATATGAGGATGGTGAGTAA
- a CDS encoding GNAT family N-acetyltransferase produces the protein MNISIRKLSNNCDEISKVQDFLFKMIKQEFGYDYVAEWHQDIKNLEDYYINPQMNNFFVAYSDDGEIIATIGLRAYDKDFPEFKGIYSKDTTSSIWRLFVDRRFRRLGIASKMFCVAEEFANYAGYDDIYLHTHKTLNGALEFWTKMGFITCLDANDELQTVHMDKKIRGLKLDSISNEFKYGVKL, from the coding sequence ATGAATATTAGTATTAGAAAATTAAGCAATAACTGCGATGAAATTTCCAAGGTTCAGGATTTCTTGTTTAAAATGATTAAACAGGAATTCGGTTATGATTATGTTGCTGAATGGCATCAAGATATTAAAAATCTTGAAGATTATTACATCAATCCTCAGATGAATAATTTTTTTGTTGCATATTCTGATGATGGTGAAATAATCGCAACAATAGGTCTTAGAGCTTATGATAAGGATTTTCCCGAGTTTAAAGGCATTTATTCAAAAGATACTACCTCAAGTATCTGGAGATTATTTGTTGACAGACGATTTAGACGCCTCGGAATAGCTTCCAAAATGTTTTGTGTTGCAGAGGAATTTGCAAATTATGCTGGTTATGATGATATCTATTTACATACTCACAAGACTTTAAATGGTGCATTGGAATTCTGGACAAAAATGGGTTTTATTACTTGTCTTGATGCTAATGATGAGCTTCAAACAGTTCACATGGATAAGAAAATACGTGGATTAAAACTAGATTCCATTTCTAATGAGTTTAAATATGGTGTTAAACTTTAA
- a CDS encoding ABC transporter substrate-binding protein: MNKKIIAFVGVIAVILIAIGAFTLMGSSHDDDPTHLTVVSHSNIQEPEAGFNPLVGWGCGHQNYNPLVQSCLFKTDKNGNFVPDLATNYSISGDGKTWTVNVRDDVVFSDNSTFDAEDVAFTFNTAKKTESELDLTNIESVKAVNNKTVEFNLVEPRSSFIYDLRYVGIVPSDSYNNETYGSAPIGTGPYVLDHWDKGQQAIFKINDNYYADKPYFTQITLLFPDESTWLELAKSGDMDVVPVPTSALNQTVDGYKFVEKSAGRAQGVSFPYLNDTGKVSEGGNKIGNNITADKAIRQALNVGINRQAICDEVFAGHASPEFSGVDTRDYANPDVIINDSDVNKAKEILKQGGWSDTDGDGIVEKNGLKASFDLYYPSNYLDRQSLSTVFAEQAKQIGIEINLKGADWDTIYKNMYSSAALMQQTSPDPYKSIYQQYHSKNADDFYMNPGLYNNSDSDKLMEEAMHSTDLNASNTLWSQSALVNGGGWGPNGDAPFAWLVNYNYNYFIKNGIDIGKQPDGLGNDILINVCDWTRTN; encoded by the coding sequence ATGAATAAAAAAATAATTGCATTTGTTGGTGTTATTGCAGTAATATTAATAGCTATTGGTGCTTTTACATTAATGGGAAGTTCTCATGATGATGATCCAACCCATTTGACTGTAGTATCACATAGTAATATTCAAGAACCTGAAGCAGGATTCAATCCTCTTGTTGGATGGGGATGTGGACATCAAAACTATAATCCTTTAGTACAAAGCTGTTTATTTAAAACAGATAAAAACGGCAATTTTGTACCTGATCTTGCTACTAATTACTCAATTAGTGGGGATGGAAAAACATGGACTGTTAATGTAAGAGATGATGTTGTATTTTCAGATAACTCAACATTTGATGCAGAAGATGTTGCATTTACATTTAACACAGCTAAAAAAACAGAATCTGAATTGGATTTAACAAATATTGAAAGTGTTAAAGCAGTTAACAATAAAACTGTTGAATTTAATTTGGTTGAACCAAGATCATCATTTATCTATGATTTAAGATATGTTGGAATTGTACCTTCTGATTCCTATAACAATGAAACATATGGTAGTGCACCAATCGGTACTGGACCTTATGTATTGGACCATTGGGATAAAGGTCAACAGGCAATATTTAAAATCAATGATAACTATTATGCTGATAAACCATATTTCACTCAAATAACTTTACTTTTCCCTGATGAGTCAACCTGGTTGGAATTAGCTAAATCCGGTGATATGGATGTAGTTCCAGTACCAACTTCTGCTTTAAATCAGACAGTTGATGGTTATAAATTTGTTGAAAAATCTGCTGGAAGAGCACAGGGTGTGTCATTTCCGTACCTTAACGATACTGGTAAAGTAAGTGAAGGTGGAAATAAAATAGGTAACAATATAACAGCTGATAAAGCAATAAGGCAGGCACTTAACGTTGGTATTAATCGCCAAGCAATCTGTGATGAAGTATTTGCAGGTCATGCAAGCCCTGAATTTAGTGGTGTAGATACAAGAGACTACGCAAATCCTGATGTCATAATCAATGACAGTGATGTAAACAAGGCAAAAGAGATTTTAAAACAAGGTGGATGGAGCGACACTGACGGTGATGGAATTGTAGAAAAAAATGGTTTAAAAGCATCATTTGATTTATATTATCCTTCAAATTACCTTGACAGACAATCATTATCTACTGTATTTGCAGAACAGGCAAAACAAATTGGTATTGAAATAAACCTTAAAGGTGCTGACTGGGATACTATCTATAAAAATATGTACAGTTCTGCTGCATTAATGCAACAAACTTCTCCAGATCCATATAAATCAATATATCAACAGTATCACAGTAAAAATGCAGATGATTTTTACATGAATCCTGGATTATACAATAATTCAGATTCTGATAAACTAATGGAAGAAGCAATGCATTCTACTGATTTAAATGCATCTAATACATTGTGGTCCCAGTCTGCTCTTGTTAATGGTGGAGGATGGGGTCCAAATGGTGATGCTCCATTTGCATGGTTAGTTAACTATAACTACAACTACTTTATTAAAAATGGAATTGACATTGGAAAACAACCTGACGGTTTGGGAAATGATATTTTAATTAATGTTTGTGACTGGACTAGAACAAACTAA
- a CDS encoding ABC transporter permease, with protein sequence MNKNQLLKFFGYKFVRFAILIVVVAIFSFILIDLSPIDPVNAYLKQAAVSESQRQILEGYFGTNVPLTTKIFHWLSNLMHLDLGTSLIYRAPVIDVIIDKASASIVLMAISWLLSGVVGFTLGVIAGKNKDSWIDKAVKVYCYIIQSAPSFWIGMLILMVFAVYLKLFPIGFGVPIGVRSSDATFMEWASRLVLPTLTLSLVGVAPIAMYTRNELIQVLSSDYVLFAKSRGEKGWDLVKNHGLRNILLPAITLQFLSFNELFGGAILVEQVFSYPGIGQTAVAAGLNSDVPLFLGIVIFSAIFVFVGNLLADLSYYLIDPRIKESELND encoded by the coding sequence TTGAATAAAAATCAATTGTTAAAATTTTTTGGTTATAAATTTGTGCGTTTTGCAATATTGATTGTTGTAGTTGCAATTTTTAGTTTTATATTAATTGATTTGTCCCCTATTGATCCGGTTAATGCTTATTTAAAACAAGCTGCAGTATCAGAATCTCAAAGACAGATTCTTGAAGGATATTTTGGTACCAATGTTCCTTTAACTACTAAAATATTTCACTGGCTATCTAATTTAATGCATTTGGATTTAGGAACTTCATTAATATATCGTGCACCTGTAATTGATGTAATAATAGACAAGGCTTCTGCTTCTATTGTGCTTATGGCAATTTCCTGGTTGTTAAGTGGAGTAGTCGGTTTTACACTTGGTGTTATTGCAGGTAAAAACAAAGATTCCTGGATTGACAAGGCAGTTAAGGTATACTGCTACATTATTCAGTCAGCACCGTCCTTTTGGATTGGAATGCTTATTTTAATGGTGTTTGCAGTTTATTTAAAACTCTTCCCAATAGGTTTTGGTGTTCCGATTGGTGTAAGAAGTAGTGATGCAACATTTATGGAGTGGGCATCAAGATTAGTGCTTCCTACATTAACATTAAGTCTTGTTGGAGTAGCACCAATAGCAATGTATACTCGTAATGAATTAATTCAGGTTTTATCTTCTGATTATGTTTTATTTGCAAAATCCAGAGGTGAAAAAGGTTGGGATTTAGTAAAAAATCATGGATTAAGAAATATCCTGCTTCCAGCTATTACATTGCAGTTTTTATCATTCAATGAATTATTCGGAGGAGCCATACTTGTTGAACAGGTATTTTCATATCCTGGAATAGGTCAAACTGCTGTTGCAGCAGGCCTGAACAGTGATGTTCCATTATTTTTGGGTATTGTAATATTTAGTGCAATATTTGTATTTGTTGGAAATCTGCTTGCTGATTTGTCATATTATCTAATTGATCCAAGAATTAAGGAGAGTGAACTTAATGATTAA
- a CDS encoding ABC transporter permease, which produces MIKKQEDNKQWFLYPANLRTKTLLIIIVSSLVILSIFVSSYFIKDIPTSFINANQMPSLEHLFGTDWMGRDMFQRTIAGLGLSIMVGLIASIISTCISIILGLFSSFNRFTDEFVAGIIDLFGSIPHILLIILVSMMFGGGLIGVVMGVGFTHWTPLARVLRSEVKEIKTKEFIHLSENMGKSKAWIAIKHIFPLIISQIIVGVILMFPHAIMHEASITFLGFGLPPHEPAIGVILAESMNYLSSGYWWLAFYPGMSLLIVVLLFDFIGESVEKLLNPETTHK; this is translated from the coding sequence ATGATTAAAAAACAGGAGGATAATAAGCAATGGTTTTTATACCCTGCTAATCTTAGAACAAAAACTCTTCTCATTATCATAGTTTCTTCATTGGTAATTTTGTCAATATTTGTTTCAAGCTATTTTATAAAAGACATCCCTACAAGTTTTATTAATGCTAATCAGATGCCTTCACTGGAGCATTTATTTGGTACTGACTGGATGGGAAGAGACATGTTTCAAAGAACAATTGCAGGTCTTGGATTAAGTATTATGGTAGGTTTAATTGCATCAATCATCAGTACATGTATTTCAATAATCTTGGGTTTGTTTTCAAGTTTCAACAGATTTACAGATGAGTTTGTTGCAGGAATCATTGATTTGTTTGGTTCAATTCCACATATTCTTTTAATTATTCTTGTGTCTATGATGTTTGGTGGTGGATTAATCGGTGTTGTTATGGGTGTTGGTTTTACTCACTGGACTCCTCTTGCAAGAGTTTTAAGATCCGAAGTAAAAGAAATTAAAACTAAAGAATTTATCCATTTATCTGAAAATATGGGTAAATCAAAAGCATGGATTGCTATAAAGCATATTTTCCCGTTAATAATCTCTCAAATCATAGTTGGGGTAATACTAATGTTTCCACATGCAATTATGCATGAAGCTTCAATAACTTTCCTTGGATTTGGTCTACCTCCTCATGAACCGGCTATTGGAGTAATTTTAGCCGAATCAATGAATTATCTCTCATCAGGCTATTGGTGGTTGGCATTCTATCCTGGTATGTCATTATTAATTGTTGTATTGCTGTTTGATTTTATTGGAGAGAGCGTTGAAAAATTACTCAATCCAGAAACAACACATAAATGA
- a CDS encoding phenylalanine--tRNA ligase subunit alpha produces the protein MSEDIKKTINELHIYEKKLLKELEANADATPEQIAQNTAMDIKSVMSAAGSLASKDIIEVIKDVEEEISLSKDGLEFAEIKLPERRVLDVLAEKKEIHMKDLASESGLDKKESNIAIGWLRRKNWAQIDKGVVKVTDSGIAFKDKLGDDEELLKHLSEVKTVIKDELSGDFIDGFKKLNDRKNILEIKKNTSHSFKLLEKGETILKVGFTIQEQATQLTHQQLKDGEWKNLQYRPYDINAEAPVIFAGKKHPLRVIIDEIREIFLNMGFLEDNGDYVESAFWNFDSLFQPQDHAAREMQDTFYMKNPLTCDLPDMDLVKRTADTHETGADTGSLGWQYDWSEDIARQSVLRTHTTGISTKHLYEHEPPIKMFSVGRVFRRETFDYKHLPEFHQVEGLVCDKNISFQNLLGTLKEFYKKLGFEVRFRPAYFPYTYLSVESEIYLEEKESWIELGGSGMFRPEVLKPLGINQPALAFGLGIERLAMIRYDVEDIRMLYKSDLKWLRELPLDKGVEL, from the coding sequence ATGAGTGAGGATATTAAAAAAACCATTAATGAATTACATATTTACGAAAAGAAACTTTTAAAAGAATTAGAAGCAAATGCAGATGCTACACCTGAGCAAATTGCTCAAAACACTGCTATGGATATTAAATCAGTTATGAGTGCAGCAGGATCTCTTGCTTCAAAAGACATTATTGAAGTTATAAAAGATGTTGAAGAAGAAATTTCATTATCTAAAGACGGATTGGAATTTGCTGAAATTAAACTTCCGGAACGTAGAGTTCTTGATGTTTTAGCTGAGAAAAAGGAAATCCACATGAAAGACTTAGCTAGTGAATCTGGTCTTGACAAAAAAGAATCCAACATTGCTATTGGTTGGTTACGCCGTAAAAACTGGGCTCAAATTGACAAAGGAGTCGTTAAAGTAACTGACAGTGGTATTGCTTTTAAAGATAAATTAGGTGATGATGAAGAATTATTAAAACATTTATCTGAAGTTAAAACTGTTATTAAAGATGAATTATCTGGCGATTTTATTGATGGATTTAAAAAATTAAATGACAGAAAAAACATTTTGGAAATTAAAAAGAATACCTCACATTCTTTTAAACTTTTAGAAAAAGGTGAAACAATCCTTAAAGTTGGTTTCACTATCCAAGAACAAGCTACTCAATTAACACACCAACAATTAAAAGATGGTGAATGGAAAAACTTACAATATCGTCCTTACGATATTAATGCTGAAGCACCTGTTATCTTTGCAGGTAAAAAACATCCATTAAGAGTAATTATTGATGAAATCAGAGAAATTTTCTTAAACATGGGATTCTTAGAAGACAATGGAGATTATGTTGAATCTGCATTCTGGAACTTCGATTCTCTTTTCCAGCCACAGGACCACGCAGCTCGTGAAATGCAGGACACTTTCTATATGAAAAATCCACTTACCTGTGACTTACCTGATATGGATTTAGTAAAACGTACTGCTGATACTCACGAAACCGGTGCAGATACTGGTTCTTTAGGTTGGCAATACGACTGGAGTGAAGATATTGCACGTCAAAGTGTTTTAAGAACTCACACAACCGGAATTTCCACAAAACACTTGTACGAGCACGAACCTCCAATTAAAATGTTTTCTGTAGGAAGAGTATTTAGAAGAGAAACTTTTGATTACAAACACTTGCCTGAGTTCCACCAGGTTGAAGGACTTGTATGTGATAAAAACATCAGTTTCCAAAACCTTCTTGGTACTTTAAAAGAATTCTATAAAAAATTAGGATTTGAAGTAAGATTCAGACCTGCATACTTCCCGTACACATACTTATCAGTTGAATCTGAAATTTACTTGGAAGAAAAAGAAAGCTGGATTGAACTTGGTGGATCTGGAATGTTTAGACCTGAAGTATTAAAACCTTTAGGAATTAACCAGCCTGCTTTAGCTTTCGGTTTAGGTATTGAAAGACTTGCTATGATTAGATATGATGTAGAAGACATTCGTATGCTTTACAAAAGTGATCTTAAATGGCTTCGTGAATTACCTCTTGATAAAGGGGTTGAATTATAG
- a CDS encoding exodeoxyribonuclease III: MSIKLVSWNVNGIRAVSKKDEFWDWFTNTDADIINFQEVRSTQDQIPKKLANVDGFNHAFNEAEKKGYSGVGTYSKIEPVSITKGLGIEELDKEGRVLKIEYPDFILYNIYFPNSGMGAKRLDYKVDFCNALLEQVVELKNEGKNVVITGDYNIAHYPIDVYNPKNCEGKSGYLPEEREWLDELEKAGFVDTFRLFDESENNFTWWSYRTRARERNAGWRLDYFYVNEEIKDKVKAAEILNDVYGSDHCPVTLELDF, translated from the coding sequence ATGTCCATCAAGCTAGTTTCTTGGAATGTTAATGGAATAAGAGCAGTTTCAAAGAAAGATGAGTTTTGGGACTGGTTCACCAATACTGACGCAGACATTATTAACTTTCAAGAAGTGAGGTCTACGCAGGATCAAATTCCGAAGAAATTAGCTAATGTTGATGGCTTCAACCATGCGTTTAATGAAGCGGAAAAGAAAGGATATAGTGGTGTTGGAACTTACTCAAAAATCGAACCTGTAAGTATAACAAAAGGTTTGGGAATTGAGGAACTTGACAAGGAAGGAAGAGTTCTAAAAATCGAATATCCTGACTTTATTTTATACAACATATACTTCCCGAACAGTGGAATGGGAGCTAAAAGACTTGACTACAAAGTTGATTTTTGTAATGCACTTTTAGAACAAGTAGTTGAGTTAAAAAACGAAGGAAAAAATGTCGTAATCACAGGAGATTATAATATTGCTCACTATCCGATTGATGTTTACAATCCTAAAAACTGTGAAGGAAAATCAGGTTATCTTCCTGAAGAACGTGAATGGTTAGATGAACTTGAAAAAGCAGGTTTTGTAGATACTTTCAGACTCTTTGATGAAAGTGAAAACAACTTTACCTGGTGGAGTTACAGAACCCGTGCACGTGAGAGAAATGCTGGCTGGAGACTTGACTACTTTTATGTAAATGAAGAAATAAAAGATAAAGTAAAAGCAGCTGAAATTTTAAATGATGTTTACGGCTCAGATCACTGTCCTGTAACATTAGAACTTGATTTTTAA